One Carassius auratus strain Wakin chromosome 16, ASM336829v1, whole genome shotgun sequence genomic window carries:
- the crabp2a gene encoding cellular retinoic acid-binding protein 2a, with translation MDRKIPDFAGTWKMKSSENFEELLKALGVNVMLRKIAVTAASKPSVEITQDGETLSIKTSTSVRTTHVTFTVGQEFNEATVDGRPCTSFPRWETDSKISCEQTLQKGEGPKTSWTREITNDGELILTMSADDVVCTRVYARE, from the exons ATGGATCGCAAAATCCCCGATTTTGCTGGTACTTGGAAGATGAAAAGCTCCGAGAACTTCGAAGAGCTTCTCAAAGCACTGG gTGTGAACGTGATGCTGCGTAAGATTGCGGTCACAGCCGCATCAAAGCCATCCGTGGAGATTACGCAGGATGGAGAAACCCTGTCAATCAAGACCTCCACCTCTGTAAGGACCACCCATGTCACCTTCACAGTTGGACAGGAGTTTAATGAGGCCACAGTGGATGGACGTCCCTGCACG AGCTTTCCTCGCTGGGAAACAGACAGCAAGATAAGTTGCGAACAGACTTTGCAGAAGGGTGAGGGTCCAAAAACCTCATGGACCAGGGAGATAACCAATGACGGCGAACTGATTCTG ACCATGAGTGCAGACGATGTGGTGTGCACAAGAGTTTATGCCAGAGAGTGA